One segment of Capnocytophaga sp. oral taxon 878 DNA contains the following:
- the rpsO gene encoding 30S ribosomal protein S15, with product MYLTKEVKADIFKKHAGSETNTGSAEGQIALFTFRINHLTQHLKVNRKDFNTERSLVRLVGKRRRLLDYLKNTDIERYRAIIKELNIRK from the coding sequence AAGAAGTAAAAGCGGATATCTTTAAGAAACACGCAGGTTCGGAGACGAACACAGGTTCAGCAGAAGGGCAAATAGCTCTGTTTACCTTCAGAATTAATCACCTTACACAGCACCTAAAGGTAAATCGTAAAGATTTTAATACGGAGCGTTCATTGGTGAGATTGGTAGGTAAACGTCGTCGTTTGCTTGATTATTTGAAAAATACGGATATTGAAAGATATCGTGCTATTATCAAAGAGCTAAACATCAGAAAATAA
- a CDS encoding polyribonucleotide nucleotidyltransferase has product MIPEVKKEIIELGDGRTITIETGKLAKQADGAVVVQMGKAMLLATVVSAREINPETDFLPLTVDYREKFAAAGRFPGGFFKREARPSDQEILTMRLVDRVLRPLFPKDYHAETQVMIQLISHDENVMPDALAGLAASACLAVSDIPFDGPISEVRVGRVDGKFIINPSREQLEVSDIDIMVGASKDFVAMVEGEMDEVSEKDMAEAIKFAHEAIKPHIEAQLRLAEKVGKTEKRTYEPEVENEEVKAKVYNLAYTKCYAIAKENTTKQERGEKFSAVKEECLALFSEEELEELTPIITRYFEDAEKEAVRNLILDENIRLDGRNTTQIRPIWCEVGYLPSAHGSSIFTRGETQSLTTVTLGTSREANVIDLPSEQGEERFYLHYNFPPFSTGEARPLRGTSRREIGHGNLAQRALKRMIPEDCPYTVRVVSEILESNGSSSMATVCAGTLALMDAGVQMVKPVSGIAMGLISDGERYAVLSDILGDEDHLGDMDFKVTGTADGITACQMDIKIKGLSYEILEKALNQAREGRMHILGRITDTIAEPNPTVKPHAPKIVKMDMPKEYIGAFIGTGGKNIQDLQARTNTTIVVEEVGELGIVEILGTDAAGIQEAIDAVNAVKFEPVEGETYTVKVVRLVEFGAFVEFVPGKDSLLHISEVSWDRVEKIEDALKEGDIIEVKYLGIDPKTKKTRVSRKALLPRPPREDRPAREDRPRTDKPFNGKPRNDRNKGYNNQQKSREE; this is encoded by the coding sequence ATGATTCCAGAAGTAAAAAAAGAAATCATTGAATTAGGTGATGGTCGTACCATCACTATTGAAACAGGCAAGTTGGCAAAGCAAGCTGACGGTGCTGTTGTGGTGCAAATGGGCAAGGCTATGCTATTGGCGACGGTAGTATCGGCTCGAGAAATCAATCCAGAAACTGACTTTTTGCCTCTTACGGTAGATTATCGTGAAAAGTTTGCGGCTGCGGGGCGTTTTCCTGGTGGCTTTTTTAAACGTGAAGCGCGCCCTAGTGATCAAGAAATCCTTACGATGCGCTTGGTAGACCGAGTATTGCGTCCGTTGTTTCCTAAGGATTATCACGCTGAGACACAGGTGATGATTCAGCTTATTTCGCACGATGAGAATGTGATGCCAGATGCTTTGGCGGGGCTTGCGGCTTCGGCTTGTTTGGCGGTATCGGACATTCCGTTTGATGGACCTATTTCGGAAGTGCGAGTAGGGCGTGTGGATGGTAAGTTTATCATAAACCCAAGCCGTGAGCAGTTGGAAGTATCGGACATAGATATTATGGTAGGAGCTTCAAAAGACTTCGTAGCGATGGTAGAGGGAGAGATGGATGAGGTGAGCGAAAAGGATATGGCAGAGGCTATTAAATTTGCTCACGAAGCTATCAAACCACATATTGAGGCACAATTACGTTTGGCAGAAAAGGTAGGTAAGACAGAAAAACGTACTTATGAGCCAGAAGTAGAAAATGAAGAAGTAAAAGCTAAAGTGTACAATTTGGCTTATACCAAATGCTATGCAATAGCTAAAGAGAATACTACAAAACAAGAACGCGGTGAGAAATTCAGCGCAGTGAAAGAGGAGTGTTTGGCACTTTTCAGTGAAGAGGAGTTGGAAGAGCTAACGCCTATCATTACTCGTTATTTTGAGGATGCTGAGAAAGAAGCGGTGCGCAACCTTATTTTGGATGAAAATATTCGTTTGGATGGTCGTAATACAACCCAAATACGCCCTATCTGGTGTGAGGTAGGTTACTTACCATCGGCACATGGTTCATCAATATTTACACGAGGTGAGACCCAATCACTTACTACTGTTACTTTGGGTACCTCACGTGAGGCTAATGTTATTGACCTTCCTTCGGAACAAGGGGAAGAGCGTTTCTACTTGCATTATAACTTCCCTCCATTCTCGACTGGTGAGGCACGTCCGTTAAGAGGTACTTCACGCCGTGAGATAGGACACGGGAACTTAGCACAACGCGCTCTTAAGCGTATGATACCAGAGGATTGCCCATATACAGTGCGTGTGGTATCGGAGATATTGGAATCTAACGGTTCATCATCAATGGCTACGGTATGTGCTGGTACTTTGGCACTAATGGATGCTGGGGTGCAAATGGTAAAACCAGTATCGGGGATTGCTATGGGGCTTATAAGTGATGGTGAGCGCTATGCAGTGCTTTCGGATATTTTGGGTGATGAAGACCACCTTGGTGATATGGACTTTAAGGTTACTGGTACTGCTGATGGTATTACCGCTTGCCAAATGGATATAAAAATTAAAGGTCTGTCATACGAAATATTAGAAAAAGCCTTGAACCAAGCACGTGAAGGGCGTATGCATATTTTGGGTAGAATAACTGATACTATAGCAGAACCTAACCCAACAGTGAAACCTCACGCTCCTAAGATTGTGAAGATGGATATGCCTAAAGAATACATTGGAGCATTCATAGGAACTGGTGGTAAAAATATTCAAGACTTACAAGCACGTACTAACACTACTATTGTGGTAGAAGAGGTAGGTGAACTAGGTATTGTAGAGATTTTAGGTACTGATGCAGCTGGCATACAAGAAGCCATAGACGCAGTAAATGCAGTGAAATTTGAGCCTGTAGAAGGAGAAACTTATACTGTGAAAGTAGTGCGCTTGGTAGAGTTTGGTGCTTTTGTAGAGTTTGTACCAGGTAAAGACTCATTGCTTCATATCTCGGAAGTATCGTGGGATAGAGTAGAGAAAATAGAAGATGCCCTTAAAGAAGGTGATATTATAGAGGTGAAATATCTTGGTATAGATCCTAAAACTAAGAAGACGAGAGTATCACGCAAGGCTTTATTACCACGTCCGCCACGTGAAGACCGCCCAGCGAGAGAAGACCGCCCAAGAACGGATAAACCTTTTAATGGCAAACCACGTAATGATCGTAATAAAGGATATAACAATCAGCAAAAATCACGAGAAGAATAG
- a CDS encoding sel1 repeat family protein, producing MVKRILFFLCFLVTVGVFAQAYKEDPIKLKKLAKKGQPKDMYKYAEYLLRNKPNGLKKDLEVALTYYEKAAKHDYIPALMALADFWVTSEEEEHIYLGLKYLIEACDNLYPTACEILQKMDYEEAKKGITPKFRDYLWDEFESHKDPYLKPNRYKVVRDLYRKGKEE from the coding sequence ATGGTTAAAAGGATATTATTTTTCTTGTGTTTTTTGGTAACAGTAGGGGTATTTGCACAAGCATATAAAGAAGACCCTATAAAGTTAAAAAAGCTAGCTAAGAAAGGGCAGCCTAAAGATATGTATAAATATGCTGAATATCTTTTGAGAAACAAACCTAATGGACTTAAAAAAGATTTGGAGGTAGCCCTTACATATTATGAAAAAGCAGCCAAACACGATTATATACCAGCCTTAATGGCTTTGGCAGATTTTTGGGTTACATCTGAAGAGGAGGAGCATATCTACTTAGGACTTAAATATTTAATAGAAGCTTGTGATAATTTGTATCCCACAGCTTGTGAGATATTGCAAAAAATGGATTACGAGGAGGCTAAAAAAGGTATAACACCTAAATTTAGAGATTACCTTTGGGATGAATTTGAGTCCCATAAAGACCCCTATTTAAAACCTAACCGATATAAGGTTGTGCGAGATTTATATAGGAAAGGTAAAGAAGAATAG
- a CDS encoding HXXEE domain-containing protein, whose protein sequence is MSGNKYIYLWLPIMGLHALHQVEESISFWQWYIDFVDKIPEWLKVSRILENAHLANANPEYFVWASVGQLSFVALIAFLCRKSEKATRIALGLYLAGLSFFLVWHILISYFTHSYSPVMVTCLMGIYLIPKWGFLLFRNK, encoded by the coding sequence ATGAGTGGCAATAAGTACATATACTTGTGGTTGCCTATAATGGGACTGCACGCATTACACCAAGTGGAAGAAAGTATTAGTTTTTGGCAATGGTATATTGACTTTGTGGATAAGATACCTGAATGGCTAAAGGTTTCAAGGATTTTAGAGAATGCGCATTTAGCAAATGCAAATCCTGAGTATTTTGTATGGGCTTCGGTAGGACAGCTTAGTTTTGTGGCACTTATAGCTTTTTTGTGTAGGAAGAGTGAGAAAGCTACAAGAATTGCTCTTGGATTATATCTTGCAGGATTGAGTTTCTTTTTGGTATGGCATATTTTGATAAGCTATTTTACTCATTCTTATTCTCCTGTGATGGTAACCTGCCTTATGGGTATTTATCTTATTCCTAAATGGGGATTTTTGCTATTTAGGAATAAGTGA
- a CDS encoding DUF4240 domain-containing protein, protein MTYIDKEEWFWDIITKAKEDREQLRAILMEYSKEDIIAFQEIFVDLAAELQYEPFTDYMEESEDGREDISHWVVSKGKEYYQKILNQPEQIPYNITGSNSDEILYGIADEVCLDKYNETTDVY, encoded by the coding sequence ATGACTTATATAGACAAAGAAGAATGGTTTTGGGATATTATAACTAAAGCTAAAGAAGATAGAGAGCAATTACGAGCTATCCTTATGGAGTATAGTAAGGAAGATATTATTGCTTTTCAAGAGATTTTTGTAGATTTGGCTGCTGAATTGCAATATGAACCTTTTACCGACTATATGGAAGAATCTGAAGATGGGAGAGAAGATATATCTCATTGGGTTGTGAGTAAAGGTAAAGAATATTATCAGAAGATTCTTAATCAGCCTGAGCAAATTCCTTATAATATAACTGGAAGTAATAGTGATGAAATCCTTTATGGAATTGCTGATGAAGTATGTTTGGATAAGTACAATGAAACTACTGATGTTTATTAA
- the mltG gene encoding endolytic transglycosylase MltG, whose product MKKKLKWITLAIVVLVAVIAFLGYRFIFAPNTAFDEKEVAVYIATGSDFSDVQHRLNPLLKNPAAFEQIAHRMGYTQNVKAGKYIIKKGANNIDIVRTLRNRNIPVKLKFNNQERIEDLAGRISKQIEADSTTLLRAFLEPTFLKNNGFTDATALAMYLPNTYEFYWNTSAEDFRDRMLKEYQRFWTDERKAKAKAQGLTPVEVCVLASVVQKETAKVDERPRIAGVYLNRLHSNMMLQADPTAIFAMKNHTGDYTMVIKRVTNLHTSLENPYNTYQKYGLPIGIITMPDISSIEAVLNPEKHDYLYFVADPQNYGYHKFSRTYLQHLQGRSEYIKWADKNGVK is encoded by the coding sequence ATGAAAAAGAAACTAAAATGGATAACATTGGCAATAGTAGTGTTAGTAGCTGTAATAGCTTTTTTAGGCTACCGCTTTATTTTTGCTCCTAACACTGCTTTTGATGAGAAAGAAGTAGCGGTGTATATAGCTACAGGATCTGATTTTAGCGATGTACAGCACCGCTTAAATCCGCTATTAAAGAATCCTGCAGCTTTTGAACAAATAGCACATCGTATGGGATATACCCAAAATGTGAAAGCAGGAAAATACATCATAAAAAAGGGGGCAAACAATATTGATATTGTACGTACCTTGCGTAATAGAAATATACCTGTAAAACTAAAGTTTAACAATCAAGAAAGGATAGAAGATTTGGCAGGACGCATTAGTAAGCAAATAGAAGCTGATAGCACTACTTTGCTTAGGGCTTTTTTGGAACCTACATTTCTTAAAAATAATGGTTTTACAGATGCTACAGCATTGGCAATGTATCTTCCTAATACATACGAATTTTATTGGAATACATCAGCAGAGGATTTTCGTGATCGTATGTTAAAAGAGTATCAGCGTTTTTGGACAGATGAGCGAAAAGCAAAAGCAAAAGCACAAGGACTTACACCTGTAGAAGTATGTGTGTTGGCCTCGGTAGTACAAAAAGAAACAGCTAAAGTAGATGAGCGCCCTCGTATTGCAGGGGTATATCTAAATCGTCTTCATAGTAATATGATGTTACAAGCAGACCCAACAGCTATTTTTGCAATGAAAAACCATACTGGTGATTATACTATGGTGATAAAGCGAGTTACTAATTTGCATACTAGCTTAGAAAACCCCTATAATACTTATCAAAAGTATGGCTTGCCAATAGGGATTATTACAATGCCTGATATATCAAGTATAGAGGCTGTGTTAAACCCTGAAAAACACGACTATCTATACTTTGTAGCTGACCCTCAAAACTATGGTTATCATAAGTTTTCACGAACCTATCTGCAACACCTACAAGGAAGAAGTGAATATATAAAATGGGCAGATAAAAATGGAGTGAAGTAA
- a CDS encoding DUF4286 family protein yields MYVYNLTVVVNNEELATWNEWLKNVYLPTVNRSNLVENVRVFKIMDMPEPHYAIHHEQQNPQEMLNFIQDVLSDLLKEAAQQFGEKVLFFGTNLATLTI; encoded by the coding sequence ATGTATGTATATAACTTAACAGTAGTAGTAAACAATGAGGAACTTGCTACCTGGAATGAATGGTTAAAAAATGTTTATTTACCAACAGTAAACAGAAGTAATTTGGTGGAGAATGTAAGAGTTTTCAAGATAATGGATATGCCAGAACCTCACTATGCTATCCATCACGAACAACAAAATCCGCAAGAAATGTTAAACTTCATTCAAGATGTTTTGTCTGATCTTTTAAAGGAGGCTGCCCAACAGTTTGGCGAAAAAGTATTATTCTTTGGCACGAATTTGGCTACACTTACGATATAA
- a CDS encoding DUF4476 domain-containing protein, whose amino-acid sequence MKRLILLCLGAFASVSWAQQVGSAGRLLQNEYRQNNKQNRVVIGRVANPSIHIDYHWELDYNEGYAEVFIRIPEGGRFTVNIGDQEITNANGMYRFFDVPAISQPLSIWQGRNLIYRVTLSPHNNTRMVMDFFSREGLYLLEEVILNNNLPTYQGRQWNDVWNKSYGGNGAYNPQQPVIVLQAMPPAEYDKFLRMYKKQTFDDDKLSFFRMQKNLIVLTTEQVGQLMNSISFGDNKLALAREAYSRVADPYNYYLLLDKFTFNSEKDEFKAFLQSMQR is encoded by the coding sequence ATGAAAAGGTTAATCTTATTATGTTTAGGGGCTTTTGCCTCAGTGAGCTGGGCACAACAAGTGGGTTCGGCAGGACGTTTACTTCAAAATGAATACAGACAAAACAATAAACAAAATCGTGTCGTAATAGGGCGTGTTGCTAATCCTTCTATACATATTGACTATCATTGGGAGTTAGATTACAATGAGGGCTATGCTGAAGTTTTTATTCGGATTCCTGAAGGAGGTAGATTTACAGTGAATATAGGTGACCAAGAAATAACTAATGCTAATGGTATGTATCGTTTTTTTGATGTGCCAGCCATATCACAACCTCTTAGCATCTGGCAAGGGAGAAATCTTATTTATCGTGTTACCTTATCACCTCATAACAATACCCGAATGGTAATGGATTTCTTTTCGCGAGAAGGACTCTATTTGCTTGAGGAAGTAATACTTAATAATAACCTACCTACCTACCAAGGTAGACAGTGGAACGATGTATGGAATAAATCATACGGTGGGAATGGTGCATATAACCCCCAGCAGCCTGTAATAGTGTTACAAGCAATGCCTCCTGCTGAGTATGACAAGTTCCTTAGAATGTACAAAAAACAAACTTTTGATGATGATAAGTTATCTTTTTTCCGTATGCAGAAGAATTTAATAGTACTTACTACTGAGCAAGTAGGACAGCTAATGAATTCTATATCGTTTGGTGATAATAAACTAGCTCTTGCAAGAGAAGCCTATTCACGAGTAGCAGACCCTTATAACTACTACCTGTTATTGGATAAGTTTACTTTTAACTCGGAAAAGGATGAATTTAAAGCATTTTTACAATCAATGCAACGATAA
- the trxA gene encoding thioredoxin: MALEITDANFEELVLKSTQPVLVDFWAVWCGPCRMLAPVVEEISKEYEGKVVVGKVDVDNNQEFAAKYGIRNIPTVLVFQNGEVVGRQVGVAPKKTYTDALDGLLGQ, encoded by the coding sequence ATGGCTTTAGAAATAACAGACGCAAATTTTGAAGAATTGGTGCTTAAAAGCACTCAACCAGTATTGGTAGATTTTTGGGCAGTATGGTGCGGTCCTTGCCGTATGCTTGCTCCTGTAGTGGAGGAAATATCAAAGGAATACGAAGGTAAAGTAGTAGTAGGTAAAGTGGATGTAGATAACAACCAAGAGTTTGCTGCTAAATATGGTATTCGTAACATTCCTACTGTATTGGTATTCCAAAATGGAGAAGTAGTAGGTAGACAAGTAGGTGTTGCTCCTAAGAAGACTTATACTGATGCCCTTGATGGCTTATTAGGACAGTAA
- a CDS encoding HIT family protein, protein MSIFTKIINGEIPCYKICEDKDFIAFLDINPNAKGHTLCVPKEEISYIFDMDDAQYLKLMQFSKRVALALQQVVPCKRIGVAVVGLEVPHTHVHLIPISEMSEMTFQQKVQMTDEEFKELAAKVHQAFIALPSAN, encoded by the coding sequence ATGAGTATATTTACCAAAATTATCAACGGAGAGATTCCTTGCTACAAAATATGTGAAGATAAGGATTTCATTGCTTTTTTAGACATTAACCCTAATGCCAAAGGACATACCCTTTGTGTGCCTAAAGAAGAAATTAGCTACATTTTTGATATGGACGATGCTCAATACCTCAAGCTGATGCAATTCAGCAAGCGTGTAGCATTGGCTTTGCAGCAAGTAGTACCTTGCAAGCGTATAGGGGTAGCTGTTGTAGGCTTAGAAGTGCCTCACACTCACGTTCACCTCATCCCTATCAGTGAGATGAGCGAAATGACTTTTCAGCAGAAAGTCCAAATGACTGATGAAGAGTTTAAAGAATTAGCTGCAAAGGTACATCAGGCTTTTATAGCATTACCTTCTGCCAATTAA
- the greA gene encoding transcription elongation factor GreA, which yields MKKVSYYTAEGLKKLRDELNQLKDVERPRASQAIAEARDKGDLSENAEYDAAKEAQGLLEMKIAKLEELVANARIIDESQLDVSKVLVLSTVKLKNLANKMEITYTLVAESEADLKAGKISVSSPIGKGLLGKSVGEIAEIKVPNGTLKLEILEISR from the coding sequence ATGAAGAAAGTATCATATTACACTGCCGAAGGACTTAAAAAGCTCCGCGACGAACTAAATCAACTGAAAGATGTAGAACGCCCTCGCGCTTCACAAGCTATAGCCGAAGCCCGCGATAAAGGTGACCTTTCCGAAAATGCCGAATACGACGCTGCCAAAGAAGCTCAAGGTTTGTTAGAAATGAAAATCGCTAAATTAGAAGAATTAGTAGCCAATGCTCGCATCATCGATGAGTCTCAACTCGATGTGAGCAAAGTATTAGTTCTTTCTACCGTAAAGCTAAAAAACTTAGCCAATAAAATGGAAATTACCTATACCCTAGTAGCCGAAAGTGAAGCCGATCTAAAAGCTGGTAAAATATCAGTAAGCTCACCTATCGGTAAAGGCTTATTAGGCAAATCAGTAGGCGAAATAGCCGAAATTAAGGTACCTAATGGCACTCTTAAACTGGAAATATTGGAAATAAGCAGATAA
- the yidD gene encoding membrane protein insertion efficiency factor YidD, whose translation MKYLFIYLVRFYQVAISPLKPPTCRYTPTCSQYTLEALQKHGLLKGGWLAIKRICSCHPWGGSGYDPVP comes from the coding sequence ATGAAATATCTCTTCATCTACCTTGTGCGCTTCTACCAAGTAGCCATTTCGCCTCTCAAACCACCTACATGTAGGTACACCCCTACCTGCTCACAATACACCTTAGAAGCCCTACAAAAACACGGACTACTAAAAGGCGGATGGCTCGCTATAAAGCGTATATGCAGCTGTCACCCTTGGGGTGGTAGCGGTTACGATCCCGTACCTTAA